The sequence below is a genomic window from Ensifer adhaerens.
GCGCTTCATCGGCCACGGAGAGGCAGACCAGCATCTGCCGCGCCGAATTCCAGGGCTTTCAGCTCGTCGAGATGAAGCGCATCGGGCGTCTGCCCCATCAGCGGCTGCATGTTCATAGGCGCAAACCTCTTAAGCGACGGAGCGCAGGCGCGGACGGCCGGTCAGCCGCTCGACCATGAAATCGGAATACCATTCGACGAACTGCGCGACGCCGCCTTCATGGACTTCCGAATACGGGCCGGGCTGATAGGCCGGCGAGGCGATGCCGCGGGCATTTTCCTCGACGATCTGGCGGTCCTGGTCGTTGGTCTCGGTCCAGACATGGGTCAGCTCTTCGAGACGGTAATCGATGCCCTCGACGGCGTCCTTGTGGACGAGCCACTTGGTCGTGACGGCCGTTTCCGTGGCGCTGATCGGCCAGCACGCGGAAGGTGACGGCATGGTCGGAGAGGACATGGTTCCACGTCGTCGGATAATGGAAGAGCAGCAGTGTGCCGATACGGTCCATGTTGACGCTGTCGGACAGGCGCATCTGCACGGCCTTGCGGCCGGAGATCGTGTAGCTGACGGCATCGCGCAGCAGTGGCATGCGGGCGGCGCGATACTGGCCGGCCTGATCGATGGCAAAGCGGCTGGGCAGACCGATCTCTTCGCACTTGACCCAATGCTCGACCGTTTCCGGATCGTCATCCGCACCCGAAACGCCGGTGGCCGAAGGGGCTTCCGGATAGGTCTTGCAGAGTTCCGGATGGTTGCCGGCACAGTGGTAGCATTCGCGGTTGTTTTCCCAGACGAGCTTCCAGTTGCCCTTTTCGATGATGGTGCTTTCATAAGCCACCTTGGCCTCGCGCAGGCG
It includes:
- a CDS encoding Ring hydroxylating alpha subunit (catalytic domain); translated protein: MPSPSACWPISATETAVTTKWLVHKDAVEGIDYRLEELTHVWTETNDQDRQIVEENARGIASPAYQPGPYSEVHEGGVAQFVEWYSDFMVERLTGRPRLRSVA